In Euzebya rosea, the sequence GAGCCGGCGGACTGGATGAACGCCGCCCGGGGGTTGCCCGACGGGCGGGCCTACGCCGCGGCGCTGGAGGATGCAGGCGCGGTGGAGGCGTTGACGGCCGACGTCGACCCGGCGCTGGCGGCCGCCGAGTGGACGCTGATGGGCCCGACCAACATCGGCGGGCGCGTGACCGACCTCGCGGTCGACCCGACCCGGCCGGACACGGTGTGGGTGGCGGCAGCCTCGGGAGGGGTGTGGCGCTCCGACGACGCCGGGGCGACCGTGCAGCCGGCGTGGCCCGACGACCTGACCCCGGCGATCGGTGCGCTGGCGGTGACCGTCGACGGCGTGGTGTTCGCGGGGACGGGCGAGGCCAACCCCGGTGGCGGCTCGTTCACCTTCGGCGGGACCGGCATGTACCGGTCTGTTGACGCGGGGGTGACCTGGGAGCACGTCGGCCTGTCCGACACCGCGGCGTTCGGGCGGATCCTCGTGCACCCGACCGACCCCGACGTGATCTGGGCGGCGGCTGCGGGCCATCTGTACCTCCCCGGCGGGGAGCGTGGGCTGTACCGCTCCGTTGATGGTGGGGACAGCTGGGAGCTGGTGCTGGCGGGGCTCAACGACACGACCGGTGCGGTGGACCTGGCTATGGACCCGACCGATCCGGACCGGGTGTACGTGGCGATGTGGGACCACCTGCGCGAGCCGGAGATCCGCACCTACGGCGGCGAGGGGTCGGGCCTGTGGGTGACCCTCGACGGCGGCGAGACGTGGTCGGTGGTCAACGCCGCCGACTTCGGGCCGGGCAACGCCGACATCGGCCGGATCGGCGTGGCGGTGGCCCCCTCCTCCCCCGAGGTCGTATACGTGTCAGTCATCGACACGTTCGGCCGGTCCTCGGGCAACGGGCTGTTCCGTTCTTCCGATGGCGGGGGGTCGTGGGAGCGGGTTGGGTCGGTGCCGTCGCAGTCGTCGTTCGGCTGGTGGTTCGGGCGGATCTTCGTCGACCCCGCCGACGCCGATCGGGTGTGGATCCCGGGTGTGTCGCTGAGCGTGTCGAGCAACGGTGGGGCGTCGTTCTCCTCCTCCGGTGGGGTGCATGCCGACCAGCACGCGATGGTGTGGGACGCGGCGGTCGAGGGGCGGGTGTACCTGGGCAACGACGGCGGGCTCTACCGCTCCGACGTCAACGGCGGGTCGTGGCAGAAGGCGACCGGTGAGGCGTGGACGCAGCTGTACACGCTGGACGTCTCGGACCTGGACCCCTCGAAGCTGCTGGCCGGGTTGCAGGACAACGGGTGCGTGCGCAACTACTCGTTGGGGTCGACGCCGGCGGTCGATGGGTGGGACAGCTTCGGGTGTGGGGATGGGTTGGAGGTCCAGTTCAACCCCACGGTGGACACGACGATCTACGGGTGCTCGCAGTACGGGGCGTGCAGCCGGTACGCGCTGGGCGGTGAGCTGGTGGGGACGCCGTTCGTGGGGACGTCGGTGGCGCGGACGAACTGGATGGCGCCGGTGGAGTACCACGGGGGGTCGTCCACGACGATGTACTACGGGTCCGAGCGGGTGAACGTCTCGCACGACACCGGGTTGACGTGGCAGGCGATCTCGCCCGATCTGACGGGGGGTGGGGAGCTGGAGATCGACCCGGCGGGCTATCCGTACCAGACCCTTACCACGATCGCGGGGGCGGCGAGCGACCCCTCGGTCGTGTGGGCGGGGTCCGATGACGGGTTGGTGCACCGGACCATTGATGGTGGGGAGACGTGGGAGCGGGTCGGTGAGGGTGTGCTGCCCGGTGATTGGGTGACGCGGATCACGATCGACCCGGCGGATGCGGACGTGGTGTTCGTGACGTTCTCGGGCTTCCGGACGGGAGACGATGCGGCGCGGGTTCTCTTGACCCGTGATGGAGGGGAGACGTGGGCGGACGTGTCGGGCAACCTGCCTGCGGCGCCGGTGAACGACCTCGTGCTGGTCGGGGACGGGCGAGTCGTCGTGGCGTCGGATGTCGGCGTGTTCGTGTCCCTGGTTGAGGGTGGGGGTGAGCCGGTGTGGTTGGCGGTCGGCGGGAACCTGCCGAAGGCGCCGGCGATGGACCTGGACGTGCAGCCCGGCGGCCTGCTGACCGTGGCGACGTTCGGTCGGAGCGCGTGGCGGGTGCAGCTGCCGCCGGCTTCGGCTTCGGGTCTCGTGGGGTCGGGTCTGGTGTGGTCGGCGGGGGGCCTGTGGACAAGCGGATGAGGAGGGGGCGGGGTTCGTCGTAGCCTTCCCCGTGCACCGGCGAGCGGTCGGTGTGCGGCCAGGGGAGGTCAAGGGGTGCAGTCGGCAGTCGGTGCAGTGCGCGTAGGGGAGTGGACGCGGTGAGCGAGTGGGGCCAGCAGATGGTCGCGGTCGCCGTCATGGTGGTGATCGTGGTTGGGGTCGGGGTGGCCTGGGTGACGCGCGGATCGGGGGCCGAGCCCGAGCCGGTGGCCACCGCGGTCATGACGCCCGGGCCCGAGCCGACGACCGCGCCCGAGCCCACGGCGACTGAGTCCGAGGTGGAGGTGGAGCCGAGCGAGACGGAGGGGGCGGAGCCGACGCCGTCTCCCTCCCCGTCGGTGTCGGCCGTGCCGGAGGGCCAGACCGTGCTGTTCCGCGGCGGCCCGGCGGAGGGCCCGTGGCGCACTATCGGGTCGGTAGCCGAGATCACCCACCCGGACGCGGCGCCGGGGTCAACCTTCGGCTACGCGAACTTCTGGGCAGATCCGGCGGAGGAGAACCAACCGGACTGGCTGTGGGACCAGATCACCGCAGAGGTGGCAGCAGAGGCAGTCCAACTAGGCGAACCCGTGACCCGCCCCGCGTTCGGCGGAGCCGAACTGTCCGAGGCGTTCAATGCCTTCGGTGGAGTCGAGGACATCTACCCAAGTCAAAGGGTCTACACGGCCCTGTGGAGCGCCACGTATCAACACGAAGACGACACCTCCGCCACAACGGCCCATTGGGGGTACGTCATCTCATTCGAGGGTGAGATCCTGGCGACGTTCGGGCCCTTCCTAGTCGGTGAGTCAGACGTGGAGGATGCGTTGGCTCGAGGCGAAGTCGCCGTCGAGTGGCTTCGCCGATCGGCGTCGGAGGAGGGCTACTCATGCGAAGTCTGCTGAGCCGGCCAGCAGCCGTTTCCCTCATTGCCACCCTCTTGCTTGGCGCCGTCGACGCCGGGGACCCGACCGGCGGAGGAGGACACGGCGGGGACAACGGCGGGAACGCCTGCGTCCTAGGGCCGCTCGCTTGCGTCGGGGTGCTTGACGCCCTCCCGGGCTCTGCCACGCTCGGCGTGGTGGGCAATGCGGAGGGCTGCGCGGGCGGCCGGATCGTGGACGCCGGGGCGGAGCAGTCGGACGCCATCCCCTACTGCCCCGACGTCGACGGGGACGGAGTCGCCGACCCTCCCCCGACGCATGGCCAGATCGTCGCCGCCCTCTGCCCGACGGCTCCCGAGCCGGTGCTGGCGACCAGCCCGCCGGAGGAGGGCTACACCGGCCTCGAGACGTGGTTCTGGTCTGCCGGGCCGCATCAGGTGACCGAGACGGGCACCGTGGCCGGATACCGAGTGTCGTGCCAGCTGGAGGCGGTGGAGTTCGCCGTGGACACCGGCGACGTCCACGCCCAGGAGTTCGGCCACCCTCGGCACTACACCTCGACCGCCCCCGGCCACGACGGCGCCGACACCGACATCACCCACCTCTACGAACGCGTCGACACCTACACCCAGACGCTGGCCATCACGTGGGCTCGCCGAACGCACGCGGGCGCGGACCGGATCACCAGCAGCTCGACCCGCGACTACCCCGTCCTCGAGATCCGGGCAGTAGCCACCACTCCCAGCTGATCCTCACTCGCTGTCACTAGCAGTCGATTCGTTATCAGGTTTCCTTGCTGACAGGGGCGATGCGGTTCTAGGGTTCTGCAATCACCCGACGCGGGCGATACAGGGGAGGCGGGGGTCGCAGCGGGCGCCCCGTCCGGAACGAGAGGGAACGCAATGCGACGCTTGTCGATCATGTTGGGCTGCACGCTTCTGGCGGTGGTGATGGCGTTGCCAGCAGGCGCCGCGACCACCACGGTGGTCGTGGCAGGAGACACCGCAGCGGCCGAGAACGAACCAGGCTGGATGTTCAACCGTGACACAACCACCTCGACCCCGTATGAGTTCACCAACGCCAAGGCGAGCATCGGGGCCGGCAGCGTGTACATCGAACCCATCGGGGGCACGAACCGATTAGACAAGTTCATCGCCGAGTTGTTCGTGCTGACCCCGGTGGCGGAGATCGAGTCGCTCTCCTATGACTTCCTCATCGGGGCCGGCGGGACAGCGGCTGACGAGAACGAGTTCTACCTGAACGTGTACGCCAACTTCGGCGGGACACCGGAGACCAACTTCTACGATTGCCGCTACGACGTCGTGCCGACGACGGGCTCGACCTTGGACTGGACGACCGTGACGTTCGACACCTCGGCGAGCTACCCCGTTCATACCCGAGGAACGTCACCGGAGACCTGTCCCACCACTCCAGCTGCGATGGACTCCCTTCTGCCCGGTTCAACCATCCGGGTGTTCGCGATCAACGTCGGCGACACGTCGACGAGCGACGTCGGCCTGGACGGCTACCTCGACAACGTGGTGCTGACCGGAGGCGGCGACACGACCGTCTACGACTTCGAGGTCGACGAGGACGGCAACGGTGTGGCTGACACGGCGCCGCCCACGAACAAGGACGAGTGCAAGAAGGGCGGCTGGGCCACCTTCGACAACCCCTCGTTCCGCAACCAGGGGCAGTGCATCCAGTACGTGAACACCGGCCAGTAGCGTCTGCTCGGTTGGCCGGCCCGGTACCACTGGGCCGGCCAACGTCGCGCTCGGGGACGAACTTCGGCCGGCGCCGAGGCCGCACACCGGTGCCTCTGCCTCGTCGAACGGTGCTGACGCCTGATCTGGGACGCTGATGACCAGCCGGACCCGCCGAGTCCGGGTAGCGGCGGACCGGACCACCTGATGCACGTCCCGGGACTCCGGTCTGGACAAGCGTCCCATCGACACGGCGAGCAGCCGACCGACCCCCGAACAGCCCTCCAAGAGCCCGATGTCACACCCCAGGCGTACCTTGATCCGTACATCGAGAACTGGATTCCGGGAGGAGGTGAACGCGACGATGACCACGGCGGTGGACCGGCGGGTGGCTGGTCAGGACGAGGTGGGTGCAGCCGGATCGGGCAGCTGGTGGGGTGGCCGGTTGGCTGAGGTGTGGCTGTCGGAGGAGGACGTCGTCGCCTACCTCGCGGAGGACCTGCCCCAGGGTGGCTCGGCGGCCGCTGGGCGTGAACGGCAACCGGCTGGCGGTGGTGACGTGAGGGAGGTTGGGGAGGCCTGCTGTTGGGGTGGCCGGCTGGCGGAGGTGTGGCTTGCGGAGGAGGACGTCGCGGCCTACCTCGCCGAGCCACCGGACGACGAGGGAGGGCCATCCGGCGGTCCGGAGGGTGCCGGTGGCCCCCAGGGGGCCGGTGCACCCGTGGCCGGTGACGCCGCAGATGCCGGTGCCCTCGCGTCAGCTCACGTCGCGACGGATGCCGACGAGGCCCGTGCCGACCACGCGGATACCAGCAGGACAGGCGCCGGCAGGGCGGACGCCGGCAGGGCGGACGCCGGCGGCACGGGTGATCCGGTTGTGCTGGTGGGTGAGGCGCTGGGTGTCCTGGGCCGGTTGAACGACTGGCTGGCGGGCATGGCTGCCGGCACCGCCTCGGGGGTGACCAGCGACGGTTCCTCAGGGACCATTGAGCCCTGGACGGTCCGACGCGCGATGGAGGGACTCGCCGGGATCGACGCGGCGTTGTCGGCGGCGCGTTTGCGGGGGATCGTGGCGGCTGATGTGGCGGGGTTGCCGTCTTCGGACGGGGCGGTGTCGTTGTCGGCGTGGGTGGCGGGGGTGTTCGGCCTGTCCGGGGCCACAGCGGCACGTGAGGTGCGTCTGGCGGTCGGGCTGGCTGACGAGGCGGAGGTGCTGGACCGGCTGCAGGCCGGGGTGATCTCGCGGGATCATGCGGCCGGGTTGGTCGCGGCGGCGGAGAAGCAGGCCGCCGATCAGGACGCCGCCGCCCGGGCCGAGGCCGCACGGCAGGACGCCGAACGCCAGGAGCGTCGTCTGGCTGATGAGCGGGCCCAGGCAGAAGCCGCCACCCTGGCGGAACGGATGCGGCTGGCCCGGGAAGCTGCTGCACGCGAGGAACAGCTCGCCCGCGAGCGGGCCGAGGCTGCGCGGGAGCGGGCAGCGGCGGACGAGGCGGCCCGGAGGGCCCGCCAAGAGGCCCTGTTGGGATCGGCGGTGGCGGGGGCGTCGCCTGATCGGGTGCGGACCGAAGCCAATGCGATGCGGGCCGCTGATGTGGCGGCGCTGGAACGGGCGGTCGCGGCGCAGCGGGCCCGCCGATCGGTGACGTTCGGGTCGGATCGGATCACCGGGCAGACGGTCCTGCGGGTGGTGCTGACCGACACCGACCGCGAACTCCTCCACGCCGGCATCGAGGCAGCCCACACCTTCGACCCGCCCAACACCCCCGAGGACGAACGACGAACCCCCGAGCAGCGTCGCTACGACGCGTTCCTCGACCTGATCACCGCCGGGCTGCATGCAGGTGAGCTGCCCACGTCGCGTGGCATCAAGCCCCACGTGACGGTGACCGTGCCGCTGACGACGTTGACGGGTGAGGCCGAGGTGGCCGGGGTGGCAGGGTTCGGGACGGTGGTCTCGCCGGAGACGGCGCGTCGGTTGGCGTGTGATGCCCGGTTGACCCGCGCGATCATCGATGCTCGGGGGATGCCGTTGGACATCGGTCGGACCACCAGGGCGTGGACGACAGCCCAGCACACCGCCGCCAACCTGTTGTTCGGTGGCTGTGCGTTCCCGACTGCTGATCGGAGGCCGTGTGGCAGGCCGATCGGTTGGACTGATCTGCATCACGTCCAGTGGTGGCGTCACGGCGGCCCCACCGATCAGGACAACGGGGTGCCGTTGTGCCGCCATCATCACAACGCGGTGCACCACGACGGCTGGCTGCTGGACTTCGACCTGCCCACCGGCACCGTCACCATCACCCGCACCCGCGAGGGTGAAACCGTGACACGGACAACCAGGTTCCCCGACGACAACCCCAGACCCAGCATCGCCGACCCGACCACCAGCGCGGGGCCGGTCAGCACGGCAGCCGAGCTCGTGGACGGGACTGGTCAGGACTGTTCCGACCCGGACCGGGCTGGGCTGGACCGGGGCGACCCGGGCGATGGTCGACTACCGATCTGATCCGCACCCCGCCGCCGGCGGGGCCCTCGGGCTGCCTACAGCCAGAGGACCACGGCGAACGCACTGGGCACACCGCCTACGGCGACCCGGCGCTGTCGAGCCCCGAGCGGCCCGGGTCGACGCCCTCGGGCTGCCTACAGCCAGAGGACCACGGCGAACGCACTGGGCACACCGCCTACGGCGACCATCCCGAGTGGGACGATCCCCAAGTGGTTCGTGAAGGGGCTCTGACCCCCTC encodes:
- a CDS encoding VPS10 domain-containing protein; its protein translation is MTLSRVSPPVALLVSFLLAVGLVLATLPAETTVAFDPRTAIGPLAEPADWMNAARGLPDGRAYAAALEDAGAVEALTADVDPALAAAEWTLMGPTNIGGRVTDLAVDPTRPDTVWVAAASGGVWRSDDAGATVQPAWPDDLTPAIGALAVTVDGVVFAGTGEANPGGGSFTFGGTGMYRSVDAGVTWEHVGLSDTAAFGRILVHPTDPDVIWAAAAGHLYLPGGERGLYRSVDGGDSWELVLAGLNDTTGAVDLAMDPTDPDRVYVAMWDHLREPEIRTYGGEGSGLWVTLDGGETWSVVNAADFGPGNADIGRIGVAVAPSSPEVVYVSVIDTFGRSSGNGLFRSSDGGGSWERVGSVPSQSSFGWWFGRIFVDPADADRVWIPGVSLSVSSNGGASFSSSGGVHADQHAMVWDAAVEGRVYLGNDGGLYRSDVNGGSWQKATGEAWTQLYTLDVSDLDPSKLLAGLQDNGCVRNYSLGSTPAVDGWDSFGCGDGLEVQFNPTVDTTIYGCSQYGACSRYALGGELVGTPFVGTSVARTNWMAPVEYHGGSSTTMYYGSERVNVSHDTGLTWQAISPDLTGGGELEIDPAGYPYQTLTTIAGAASDPSVVWAGSDDGLVHRTIDGGETWERVGEGVLPGDWVTRITIDPADADVVFVTFSGFRTGDDAARVLLTRDGGETWADVSGNLPAAPVNDLVLVGDGRVVVASDVGVFVSLVEGGGEPVWLAVGGNLPKAPAMDLDVQPGGLLTVATFGRSAWRVQLPPASASGLVGSGLVWSAGGLWTSG
- a CDS encoding HNH endonuclease, translating into MTTAVDRRVAGQDEVGAAGSGSWWGGRLAEVWLSEEDVVAYLAEDLPQGGSAAAGRERQPAGGGDVREVGEACCWGGRLAEVWLAEEDVAAYLAEPPDDEGGPSGGPEGAGGPQGAGAPVAGDAADAGALASAHVATDADEARADHADTSRTGAGRADAGRADAGGTGDPVVLVGEALGVLGRLNDWLAGMAAGTASGVTSDGSSGTIEPWTVRRAMEGLAGIDAALSAARLRGIVAADVAGLPSSDGAVSLSAWVAGVFGLSGATAAREVRLAVGLADEAEVLDRLQAGVISRDHAAGLVAAAEKQAADQDAAARAEAARQDAERQERRLADERAQAEAATLAERMRLAREAAAREEQLARERAEAARERAAADEAARRARQEALLGSAVAGASPDRVRTEANAMRAADVAALERAVAAQRARRSVTFGSDRITGQTVLRVVLTDTDRELLHAGIEAAHTFDPPNTPEDERRTPEQRRYDAFLDLITAGLHAGELPTSRGIKPHVTVTVPLTTLTGEAEVAGVAGFGTVVSPETARRLACDARLTRAIIDARGMPLDIGRTTRAWTTAQHTAANLLFGGCAFPTADRRPCGRPIGWTDLHHVQWWRHGGPTDQDNGVPLCRHHHNAVHHDGWLLDFDLPTGTVTITRTREGETVTRTTRFPDDNPRPSIADPTTSAGPVSTAAELVDGTGQDCSDPDRAGLDRGDPGDGRLPI